CCCATAAGACCATTCCATACTGTTGAGCATTACTTTTGGTGACACTTGTCACTTTCTTTCTTTTTCGTGTCCTTGCCGTCTCAAATGCGAATCTGATAATACGTTCGCATCCCTTTTCTGTAAATAGGGAAGTCTGTACAGCAACTTCCTGCCCTTCCCCTCTTCCATCAAAATTACGGCCACCAATACCTGAGTACTCGCCCTCAGAATTTTCACGTATTAAGAGCCAGTTCAGCTTATCTGCTTCAGGATGAGTTATCCTTCGGGGTACTCCTGGTAGAAATTCAACAGGTCTGATATTTGCCCATTGATCCAGTCCTTGACAAATTGCCAAACGCAGTCCCCATAGACTTACATGGTCAGGCACACCTGGAAAACCAACTGCTCCAAAGTAAATAGCATCATAGTTCCTCATTTTTTCTACACCATCATCATCGATCATTTTTCCATTTTCAAGGTAGTATTCACATCCCCAAGGAAAGTGATCGTATTCAAATTCGAATTTACCCTCGGACTGTTTAGCCATATAATCAAGAACACGAATCCCTTCCGCCACTACTTCCTTCCCTACACCATCACCTGGAATTACTGCA
The sequence above is drawn from the Salinicoccus roseus genome and encodes:
- a CDS encoding tartrate dehydrogenase, encoding MTRKFKIAVIPGDGVGKEVVAEGIRVLDYMAKQSEGKFEFEYDHFPWGCEYYLENGKMIDDDGVEKMRNYDAIYFGAVGFPGVPDHVSLWGLRLAICQGLDQWANIRPVEFLPGVPRRITHPEADKLNWLLIRENSEGEYSGIGGRNFDGRGEGQEVAVQTSLFTEKGCERIIRFAFETARTRKRKKVTSVTKSNAQQYGMVLWDEVFERVSKEYPDVETDQWLVDAMAAQFVMHPEKLEVVVASNLFADILSDLGSALSGSLGVAASANLNPEKRTPSMFESVHGSAPDIAGKGIANPIGTIDSASLMLDHFGLKEEANALHEAIRSTTEKGILTRDLGGNYDTEDITNAIIDNLSVVKDKA